The following proteins come from a genomic window of Candidatus Palauibacter soopunensis:
- a CDS encoding multicopper oxidase family protein, producing the protein MTSGAWRSSGRSAIAAGATALGAAGALCGALWLWVGAAPPKMPPRQEAAPCTPGEEQGAAANADLYCMSLFPTPRVPGAAGTVELRRPRGPFSMGVTPDGRLLYDAVISTDLPPPSTLGPYDRYVAWASTQVLWPIERLGEVPARGRVEVGQVAFNKFLVLVTAESGSEPGGAEGADVEPAGPYVLRAQSPSSRMQPADFLEFALGASRMGPGEMAMDDAWSGVPMPDGVMMLPSLMELRPDVQPWLPGDGWEGEIVDARPRELIELGDGDSLSLDAVYVRRRIGSRELLGYGFNGQIPGPLLWVPEDATVTIDFTNRIDWPTAIHWHGLRLDNRFDGVPGLTQDVVLPGESFRYTVHFPDPGLYWYHPHHREDVQQDLGLAGNLMVRSEDPDYFGPVHREEIVMLDDLLVGEHGIVPFGLERATHALMGRFGNTMLVNGEPDYALDVERGSVVRFYFTNASNTRTFNLSFGGAPMKLVGADVGNFEREAWVESVIIAPAERYIVHVAFPESGSYALLNGVQGIDHIGGSFFPEQDTLGVVRVGSGDATPDLTTTFEALRENGRARDEIAPYRPLFDRPVDLTLELDMTTRDLPLVVERLMQVDSAYFHPIEWSGTMPMMNLISTPENVSWTLREPSTGLENEAIRWNFRVGDVVKLRLRSRRETLHQMQHPIHIHGQRFLVLATNGVAHDNLAWKDTAVVPVGGSLDLLLELSNPGRWMLHCHIAEHLEAGMKMVFTVEP; encoded by the coding sequence TTGACCTCCGGGGCCTGGCGTTCATCCGGGCGAAGCGCCATCGCGGCCGGTGCGACGGCGCTCGGTGCCGCCGGGGCGCTGTGCGGGGCGCTCTGGCTGTGGGTGGGCGCGGCGCCCCCGAAGATGCCGCCGCGACAGGAGGCCGCTCCCTGCACGCCCGGCGAAGAGCAGGGGGCCGCTGCGAACGCCGACCTGTACTGCATGTCCCTGTTCCCGACGCCCCGCGTGCCCGGCGCGGCCGGTACGGTCGAGTTGCGCCGACCTCGGGGGCCGTTCTCGATGGGGGTGACGCCGGACGGGCGGCTTCTGTACGACGCCGTGATCTCGACGGACCTTCCGCCGCCCTCGACGCTCGGTCCGTACGACCGTTACGTCGCCTGGGCCTCGACCCAGGTGTTATGGCCCATCGAGCGGCTCGGCGAGGTCCCCGCACGCGGACGCGTCGAGGTGGGGCAGGTCGCGTTCAACAAGTTCCTCGTCCTCGTCACGGCGGAGTCCGGATCGGAGCCCGGAGGGGCCGAGGGGGCGGACGTGGAGCCGGCGGGTCCCTACGTGCTGCGGGCCCAGTCGCCTTCCAGCCGCATGCAGCCCGCCGACTTCCTCGAGTTCGCGCTCGGCGCCTCGCGGATGGGTCCCGGCGAGATGGCGATGGACGACGCCTGGAGCGGGGTGCCGATGCCCGACGGGGTCATGATGCTCCCGTCGCTCATGGAGCTTCGGCCGGACGTGCAGCCCTGGCTGCCGGGAGACGGATGGGAAGGCGAGATCGTCGATGCGCGCCCCCGCGAATTGATCGAACTCGGCGACGGCGACTCGCTCTCCCTCGACGCCGTCTACGTGCGCCGCCGCATCGGGAGCCGCGAGCTCCTCGGCTACGGCTTCAACGGGCAGATCCCTGGGCCCCTCCTTTGGGTCCCCGAGGACGCGACCGTCACGATCGACTTCACGAACCGGATCGATTGGCCGACCGCGATCCACTGGCACGGACTCCGGCTCGACAACCGCTTCGACGGCGTCCCGGGCCTGACACAGGATGTCGTGCTGCCCGGCGAGAGCTTCCGCTACACGGTGCACTTCCCCGACCCCGGCCTCTACTGGTACCACCCCCACCACCGCGAGGACGTCCAGCAGGACCTGGGGCTGGCCGGCAACCTCATGGTGCGGTCGGAAGATCCCGACTACTTCGGACCCGTGCACCGCGAGGAGATCGTGATGCTCGACGACCTGCTCGTGGGCGAGCACGGGATCGTCCCCTTCGGACTGGAGCGCGCCACGCACGCCCTCATGGGCCGCTTCGGCAACACCATGCTCGTGAACGGGGAGCCCGACTACGCGCTGGACGTTGAGCGCGGGTCCGTCGTCCGCTTCTACTTCACGAACGCGTCGAACACGCGGACGTTCAACCTCTCCTTCGGGGGAGCGCCCATGAAGCTCGTGGGCGCCGACGTGGGCAACTTCGAGCGGGAGGCGTGGGTCGAGAGCGTGATCATCGCGCCGGCGGAACGCTACATCGTGCATGTCGCCTTCCCCGAGAGCGGGAGCTACGCCCTCCTGAACGGGGTCCAGGGGATCGACCACATCGGCGGCAGCTTTTTCCCCGAACAGGACACGCTGGGGGTCGTTCGCGTCGGCAGCGGGGACGCGACGCCGGACCTGACCACGACCTTCGAGGCGCTGCGGGAGAACGGCCGGGCGCGCGACGAGATCGCGCCGTACCGCCCCCTCTTCGACCGGCCGGTGGACCTCACGCTGGAACTCGACATGACGACGCGCGACCTCCCACTCGTCGTCGAGCGTCTCATGCAGGTGGACTCGGCGTACTTCCACCCGATCGAGTGGTCGGGAACGATGCCGATGATGAACCTCATATCGACGCCGGAAAACGTGTCATGGACCCTGCGCGAACCCTCCACGGGGCTCGAGAACGAGGCGATCCGGTGGAACTTCCGCGTGGGCGACGTCGTCAAACTGCGGCTCCGGAGCCGCCGGGAGACGCTGCACCAGATGCAGCACCCGATCCATATCCACGGCCAGCGCTTCCTCGTCCTCGCCACAAACGGCGTGGCGCACGACAACCTCGCCTGGAAGGACACGGCGGTCGTCCCCGTGGGCGGTTCGCTCGACCTCCTGCTCGAACTCTCGAATCCCGGCCGCTGGATGCTGCACTGCCACATCGCCGAGCACCTGGAGGCGGGCATGAAGATGGTGTTCACGGTGGAGCCGTGA
- a CDS encoding amidohydrolase family protein, which produces MRQLIAAPVALAVLLAPADLSAQSAAELNDATSEFVSVAGPTVALTGVKVIDGTGAAGRTNQTVVIEGNRIAAVGPAGTVEIPPDAEVRELPGHTVIPGMIGLHNHMFFMGAGGRMAQGNISSPRLYLAAGVTTIRTTGSVSPYADLNVKSSIERGLAPGPRMHVTAPYVTGPNPALGDMAQVNSPEEARRFVRYWAGEGVSWIKAYTTIRRAELAAVIGEAHAQGLRVTGHICSITFQEAVDLGMDNIEHGFGTATDFDPRKQPDECPPNSMVTVGEEGDPSGETARALILSMVENDVGMTSTMAVIEPMTKGRAVLDERTLEAMAPEVREDYLETVDAIEANPDWPMTEAHLQKHMAFERGFVEAGGVLAAGVDPTGIGGAIAGFGDQRNYELLIEAGFDAPTVVRIVSANGARIMGVDDELGTIERGKLADLVVLDGDLESDSAIIRNVTVVFKDGVGYDSEKLIDSVKGMVGIR; this is translated from the coding sequence ATGAGACAGCTCATCGCGGCCCCCGTGGCGCTCGCGGTCCTTCTCGCCCCGGCCGACCTGTCCGCGCAGTCCGCGGCCGAACTCAACGACGCGACCTCGGAGTTCGTATCCGTCGCCGGCCCGACCGTCGCTCTCACCGGCGTCAAGGTCATCGACGGGACCGGCGCCGCCGGCCGCACCAACCAGACGGTCGTGATCGAGGGAAACCGGATCGCCGCGGTCGGTCCGGCGGGCACGGTGGAGATCCCGCCGGACGCCGAGGTCCGCGAACTGCCGGGACACACCGTGATCCCGGGGATGATCGGGCTCCACAACCACATGTTCTTCATGGGGGCCGGGGGCCGCATGGCCCAGGGCAACATCTCCTCCCCGCGCCTCTATCTCGCGGCGGGGGTCACGACGATTCGCACGACAGGCAGCGTCTCGCCCTACGCTGACCTCAATGTCAAATCGAGCATCGAACGGGGACTCGCGCCGGGGCCCCGCATGCACGTGACGGCGCCGTACGTCACGGGGCCCAACCCGGCGCTCGGCGACATGGCGCAGGTCAACTCGCCCGAGGAGGCGCGCCGCTTCGTCCGCTACTGGGCCGGAGAGGGCGTCTCCTGGATCAAGGCGTACACGACGATCCGCCGCGCGGAACTCGCCGCCGTCATCGGGGAGGCGCACGCGCAGGGCCTTCGGGTCACGGGCCACATCTGTTCGATCACCTTCCAGGAAGCCGTCGATCTGGGAATGGACAACATCGAGCACGGGTTCGGAACCGCGACGGACTTCGATCCGCGCAAGCAGCCCGACGAGTGTCCACCCAATTCCATGGTCACGGTCGGGGAAGAGGGGGACCCGTCGGGGGAGACGGCCCGCGCGCTGATCCTCTCCATGGTCGAGAACGATGTGGGGATGACCTCGACGATGGCCGTGATCGAGCCCATGACGAAGGGACGGGCCGTCCTCGACGAGCGCACGCTGGAGGCGATGGCGCCCGAGGTGCGGGAGGACTACCTGGAGACCGTGGACGCGATCGAGGCGAACCCGGATTGGCCGATGACGGAGGCGCACCTCCAGAAGCACATGGCGTTCGAGCGCGGCTTCGTCGAGGCCGGGGGCGTGCTCGCGGCCGGCGTGGATCCGACGGGGATCGGCGGGGCGATCGCCGGCTTCGGAGACCAGCGCAACTACGAGCTTCTCATCGAAGCGGGGTTCGACGCCCCCACCGTGGTCCGGATCGTGAGCGCGAACGGCGCCCGCATCATGGGCGTGGACGACGAGCTTGGGACGATAGAACGCGGGAAACTCGCGGACCTCGTCGTGCTCGACGGCGATCTCGAGTCGGATTCCGCGATCATCAGGAACGTCACGGTCGTGTTCAAGGACGGCGTCGGTTACGACTCGGAGAAGCTCATCGACTCCGTGAAGGGGATGGTGGGGATTCGGTGA
- a CDS encoding amidohydrolase family protein, with amino-acid sequence MSSEYRRAGNTISAARAASAVLAACAAMTAGLTDGLVAQSYGRLSEETRGYVAVQGPTVALEGVRVIDGTGGPVLENQTVLLRDGRIAAVGPASSVAVPEDADRHDLGGHTVIPGMVGMHDHLFYTSVGGRRVQLGYSAPRLYLGSGVTTIRTTGSFTPYADVHLKDAIDRGDSPGPRIHITAPYITGSTGSPHQARMTSPEQARRFVEYWAEEGATWVKAYTSIGSAELGAAIEEAHRLGLRVTGHLCSVSFQEAVALGIDNLEHGMLTASDFVPEKEPDRCPGNIMQRAGGSDPTGPIARETIEAMVEGGVGLTATLSVYEAFFPDRDVVDERTLELMAPDLREAYLDERGRIQEMGPDPENFRNEMRFEKAFVDAGGLLASGVDPTGNGGALPGFGNQRNFELLLEAGLTPVQAVQVVSANGAKILGVDDELGTVEVGKLADLIVLNGDPGSDPSAIRAVRWVFKDGVGYDSRELIQATRGLVGIR; translated from the coding sequence ATGTCCAGCGAATATCGCCGTGCCGGAAACACGATCTCCGCGGCTCGCGCCGCGTCCGCGGTTCTCGCCGCCTGTGCGGCCATGACGGCCGGGCTCACCGATGGGCTGGTCGCGCAGAGCTACGGTCGGCTGTCCGAGGAAACTCGCGGCTACGTCGCCGTGCAGGGGCCGACCGTGGCGCTCGAAGGCGTCCGCGTGATCGACGGCACCGGCGGCCCGGTCCTCGAAAATCAGACGGTGCTGCTGCGCGACGGGCGGATCGCCGCTGTGGGCCCCGCCTCGTCCGTCGCCGTACCGGAGGATGCGGACCGTCACGATCTGGGCGGCCACACCGTCATCCCCGGGATGGTCGGCATGCACGACCATCTGTTCTACACCTCCGTGGGGGGACGGCGCGTACAGCTCGGCTACAGCGCGCCGCGGCTCTACCTGGGCTCCGGCGTCACGACGATCCGCACGACCGGGAGCTTCACTCCCTACGCGGATGTCCATCTGAAGGACGCGATCGACCGCGGCGATTCGCCGGGTCCCCGCATCCACATCACGGCGCCGTACATCACCGGCTCGACGGGCTCGCCCCACCAGGCCCGCATGACTTCCCCCGAACAGGCGCGGCGCTTCGTCGAGTACTGGGCGGAGGAGGGGGCCACCTGGGTGAAGGCGTACACGTCGATCGGGAGCGCGGAACTGGGGGCGGCGATCGAGGAGGCGCACCGTCTGGGCCTCCGCGTCACCGGACACCTGTGCTCGGTGAGCTTCCAGGAGGCCGTGGCGCTGGGGATCGACAACCTCGAGCACGGGATGCTCACGGCGTCCGATTTCGTGCCGGAGAAGGAGCCGGACCGTTGTCCCGGCAACATCATGCAGCGTGCCGGCGGCTCGGACCCCACGGGCCCCATTGCCCGGGAGACGATCGAGGCCATGGTGGAGGGTGGCGTGGGACTCACCGCCACGCTCTCGGTCTACGAGGCCTTCTTTCCCGACCGCGACGTCGTGGACGAGCGGACGCTCGAGCTGATGGCTCCGGACCTCCGGGAAGCCTACCTGGATGAGCGGGGGCGTATCCAGGAGATGGGACCCGACCCCGAGAACTTCCGGAACGAAATGCGCTTCGAGAAGGCGTTCGTCGACGCCGGCGGGTTGCTCGCCTCGGGCGTCGATCCCACCGGCAACGGCGGAGCGCTTCCCGGTTTCGGGAATCAGCGGAACTTCGAGCTGCTGCTCGAGGCCGGGCTCACGCCGGTGCAGGCCGTGCAGGTGGTGAGCGCCAACGGCGCGAAGATCCTCGGCGTCGATGACGAACTCGGCACCGTGGAAGTCGGAAAACTCGCCGACCTCATCGTCCTGAACGGCGATCCGGGGAGCGACCCGAGCGCCATTCGCGCGGTCCGCTGGGTGTTCAAGGACGGGGTCGGATACGATTCCCGCGAGCTGATCCAGGCGACGCGCGGCCTCGTCGGGATCCGCTGA